From a region of the Mauremys mutica isolate MM-2020 ecotype Southern chromosome 12, ASM2049712v1, whole genome shotgun sequence genome:
- the LOC123346022 gene encoding killer cell lectin-like receptor subfamily B member 1, whose translation MQDEEGDVGLDPQLHKGSLFAAGNQAADPEPPTLPVPAPCRHRHCLVALGAGCISLTLAVIVLSRVVSHLVSEKGQTPAAPGSDRAGSRDPSTAECSTCLERFRSQLCPPAPPSPAGGSRCKLCPTDWRLDGNKCYWVGRGSKTWSESRADCSARGSQLLVIRDREELESLQALTGGTSQFWVGLSVPSPEKVWTWLDGSRLDQTQLPVSGPAEGSSCGVLAGKQLHSETCSSGFQWICQRDAVPL comes from the exons ATGCAGGACGAGGAGGGCGACGTGGGGCTAGACCCACAGCTCCACAAGGGCAGCCTGTTTGCAGCTGGGAACCAAG ctgctgaccCTGAGCCCCCAACTCTCCCTGTTCCAGCTCCCTGCAGGCACAGACACTGCTTAGTGGCGCTGGGCGCCGGGTGtatctctctgaccttggctgtgATCGTGCTGAGCCGTGTGG TTTCCCACTTGGTATCTGAGAAGGGACAGACCCCGGCAGCCCCTGGGAGCGACAGAGCCGGGAGCAGAGACCCCAGCACAGCAGAATGCAGCACCTGCCTAGAGCGTTTCcgatcccagctctgccccccggccccgcccagcccagcAG GGGGCTCCAGGTGCAAACTCTGCCCCACGGACTGGCGGCTGGACGGGAACAAGTGCTACTGGGTCGGCAGAGGAAGTAAAACGTGGAGCGAGAGCCGCGCCGACTGCTCAgcgaggggctcccagctgctggtaATCCGGGACCGGGAGGAGCTG GAGTCCCTACAGGCCCTGACAGGAGGCACGTCTCAGTTCTGGGTCGGACTGTCCGTCCCCTCCCCGGAGAAGGTCTGGACCTGGCTGGACGGCTCCCGGCTGGATCAGACCCA GCTCCCGGTGTCAGGCCCGGCTGAGGGGAGCAGCTGTGGGGTGCTGGCAGGGAAACAGCTTCATTCTGAAACCTGCAGCTCTGGATTTCAGTGGATTTGCCAGAGAGACGCCGtcccgctctga
- the LOC123346017 gene encoding killer cell lectin-like receptor subfamily B member 1A, which produces MQDEEGDVGLDPQLHKGSLFAAGNQAADPEPPTLPVPAPCRHRHCLVALGAGCISLTLAVIVLSRVVSHLVSEKGQTPAAAGSDRAGSRDTATPPGSDGAGSRDPSTAECSARLERFRSQLCPPAPAGPAGGSGCKLCPTDWRLDGDKCYWVSRGSKTWSESRADCSARGSQLLVIRDREELESLQALTGGTSQFWVGLSVPSPEKAWTWLDGSRLDQTQFPASGPAEGNSCGVVEGNRIRSDTCDSGFQWICQRDAVPL; this is translated from the exons ATGCAGGACGAGGAGGGCGACGTGGGGCTAGACCCACAGCTCCACAAGGGCAGCCTGTTTGCAGCTGGGAACCAAG ctgctgaccCTGAGCCCCCAACTCTCCCTGTTCCAGCTCCCTGCAGGCACAGACACTGCTTAGTGGCGCTGGGCGCCGGGTGtatctctctgaccttggctgtgATCGTGCTGAGCCGTGTGG TTTCCCACTTGGTATCTGAGAAGGGACAGACCCCGGCAGCCGCTGGGAGCGACAGAGCCGGGAGCAGAGATACAGCGACACCCCCTGGGAGCGACGGAGCCGGGAGCAGAGACCCCAGCACAGCAGAATGCAGCGCCCGCCTGGAGCGTTTCCGATCCCAGCTatgccccccggccccggccggccCAGCAG GGGGCTCCGGGTGCAAACTCTGCCCCACAGACTGGCGGCTGGACGGGGACAAGTGCTACTGGGTCTCCAGAGGAAGTAAAACGTGGAGCGAGAGCCGCGCCGACTGCTCAgcgaggggctcccagctgctggtgATCCGGGACCGGGAGGAGCTG GAGTCCCTACAGGCCCTGACAGGAGGCACGTCTCAGTTCTGGGTCGGACTGTCCGTCCCCTCCCCGGAGAAGGCCTGGACCTGGCTGGACGGCTCCCGGCTGGATCAGACCCA GTTCCCGGCGTCAGGCCCGGCTGAGGGGAACAGCTGTGGGGTAGTGGAGGGGAATCGGATTCGTTCTGACACATGTGACTCAGGATTTCAGTGGATTTGCCAGAGAGACGCCGTCCCGCTCTGA